A stretch of Lysinibacillus agricola DNA encodes these proteins:
- a CDS encoding DUF1456 family protein, protein MTNNDILIRLRYALDIKNTEMVKIFKLGGMDFTKEEVLNMLIKVNDEEEAPEEYIKCNNKMVEAFLNGFITFKRGPQKPKPGQPEGPLPVSGKESPNNMLLKKVKIALSLTSEEMLDILYDGGVNVSKGELGAILRNPSHRNYKECGDRFVRNFLRGLTDKYRD, encoded by the coding sequence ATGACGAATAATGATATTTTAATTCGTTTAAGATATGCGTTAGATATTAAAAATACAGAAATGGTTAAAATTTTTAAGCTAGGTGGCATGGACTTTACGAAGGAAGAAGTATTGAACATGCTTATTAAAGTTAATGATGAGGAAGAAGCACCTGAAGAATACATCAAATGTAATAATAAAATGGTAGAGGCTTTTTTAAATGGATTTATTACATTTAAACGAGGTCCTCAAAAGCCTAAGCCTGGTCAGCCGGAAGGACCACTACCTGTTTCAGGAAAAGAGAGTCCTAATAATATGCTATTAAAGAAAGTGAAGATAGCGTTATCCTTAACGAGTGAGGAGATGCTCGATATTTTATATGATGGAGGCGTTAACGTTTCGAAAGGCGAATTAGGTGCCATTTTAAGAAATCCAAGTCATCGTAACTATAAAGAATGTGGCGATCGCTTTGTGAGAAATTTTTTAAGAGGGCTGACAGATAAATATAGAGATTAA
- a CDS encoding alpha/beta-type small acid-soluble spore protein, with the protein MANNYRSSNKLLVPGVQEAVDQMKYEIAQEFNVQLGPEASSRANGSVGGEITKRLVEMAEKRSKGLL; encoded by the coding sequence ATGGCTAACAATTATCGTAGCTCAAATAAACTTCTCGTACCTGGTGTACAAGAGGCTGTAGATCAGATGAAATATGAAATTGCACAAGAATTTAATGTACAGTTAGGGCCAGAAGCTTCTTCTCGTGCAAACGGTTCAGTCGGAGGAGAAATTACAAAACGCCTCGTAGAAATGGCTGAAAAACGTTCAAAAGGTTTATTATAA
- a CDS encoding ABC transporter permease: MTFKQVVWKMAKVHYKKYLLYLVCNSFVVMFFFMFSTLYFNEQIEQVKKLESLDYMLNVPGIALIVFTMFFITYAHGIFIKRRNSEFGLFITLGMTNRDISKLLLLENALIAFLSIVIGLLSGGIFSRLFFLLLMNSVGLEEITFQLNSKMFYFPIIIFIIIYFFAIGKSLYLILKRNLLQSLKSNKVAESFKLKSPKLGVLGLVLVIGSVLGLFITYIGPHAGEFLYIWFTITTVGLYLCLSQFMSFFLELAKQNNEFYYQRLLLLTSIDYKFKQLTSILMMVTMMIMITTLYSTIILSTYTLNEKEVLNQNPFDIAFLQPKTKDNLSIGEFDAVLNNEENPVQKHIVIPLFSYYEKTYDGWYNLYNIMTVDHFNALTSREVILQGREYLRYLNVEPAYAGDVKEDIQEWTIPSREGDITYSLKKSIIESNINSLLGVSDFIIVSNSEFEFLKANVNGFASNLHLINVVSWKETTKAVEDLEERYSNEKIPPIVDVRGKNVSQENSFKIASKIGSHYRNIHSNGMLFFVMTFLSIIFFFGSFILLYLNLFSEIDKEQAKYQKLFNIGITATEVKRMISREMTIIFFIPTLAGMGLAFLYVISMANDVGGVIRNPEILLQFFSVSGIYLIIQIGFYLYARRKMFSHLT, translated from the coding sequence ATGACATTTAAGCAAGTTGTATGGAAAATGGCAAAGGTGCATTATAAAAAATATCTTTTATACTTGGTCTGTAATAGCTTTGTCGTTATGTTTTTCTTTATGTTTTCTACCCTCTATTTCAATGAGCAAATCGAACAAGTTAAAAAGCTGGAATCTCTGGATTATATGTTGAATGTACCAGGAATTGCCCTGATCGTTTTTACGATGTTTTTCATTACCTATGCACATGGTATTTTTATCAAAAGAAGAAATAGCGAGTTTGGGCTATTCATAACGTTAGGGATGACTAATCGCGATATTAGCAAACTATTACTATTAGAGAATGCCCTTATTGCTTTTCTTTCTATAGTAATTGGGCTTCTTTCAGGGGGCATATTTTCGCGGCTATTCTTTTTACTTCTCATGAATAGTGTGGGCTTAGAGGAAATTACTTTTCAGTTAAATAGCAAGATGTTTTACTTTCCCATTATCATTTTCATCATCATTTACTTTTTTGCCATAGGTAAATCACTTTATCTGATATTAAAACGAAATCTTCTACAAAGCTTAAAAAGCAATAAGGTTGCGGAATCATTTAAATTAAAAAGTCCGAAGCTTGGAGTGCTTGGACTTGTTTTGGTTATTGGATCAGTCCTAGGGCTTTTTATTACGTATATTGGTCCACATGCTGGTGAATTTCTATATATTTGGTTCACAATAACGACTGTAGGTTTATATCTTTGTCTCTCTCAGTTTATGAGTTTTTTTTTAGAGCTAGCGAAACAAAATAATGAATTTTATTATCAACGATTATTGTTATTGACGAGTATAGACTATAAATTTAAGCAACTCACCTCTATATTAATGATGGTGACAATGATGATCATGATAACCACCTTGTACAGTACTATCATATTATCCACGTATACGTTAAATGAAAAGGAAGTGTTGAATCAAAATCCTTTTGATATAGCATTCCTCCAACCGAAAACGAAAGATAATTTGTCTATAGGTGAGTTCGATGCAGTATTAAATAATGAAGAAAATCCTGTTCAAAAGCATATAGTAATTCCATTGTTTTCTTACTATGAGAAAACGTATGATGGTTGGTATAACCTTTATAACATAATGACAGTGGATCATTTTAATGCATTAACTTCTAGAGAGGTAATATTACAAGGGCGAGAATATCTTCGTTATTTGAACGTAGAACCAGCGTATGCAGGGGATGTGAAGGAAGACATTCAGGAATGGACAATTCCAAGTAGAGAAGGCGATATCACTTATTCACTAAAAAAATCTATTATTGAAAGTAATATTAATTCTCTTTTGGGTGTTTCAGATTTTATTATTGTCAGTAATTCCGAATTTGAGTTTCTTAAAGCGAATGTAAATGGTTTTGCATCGAACCTTCATTTAATTAATGTTGTCAGCTGGAAAGAGACAACAAAGGCAGTTGAGGACTTAGAGGAAAGATATAGCAATGAAAAGATCCCACCAATTGTAGATGTTAGAGGAAAGAATGTATCACAAGAGAACTCATTCAAAATTGCCTCTAAAATAGGGAGCCATTATCGTAATATCCATTCTAATGGTATGTTATTCTTTGTCATGACTTTTTTGAGTATTATCTTCTTTTTTGGTTCCTTTATTTTATTATATTTAAATCTTTTTTCAGAGATCGATAAAGAACAAGCGAAGTATCAAAAACTTTTTAATATAGGGATTACTGCAACAGAAGTAAAGCGAATGATATCTAGGGAGATGACAATCATATTCTTTATCCCAACACTAGCAGGCATGGGCTTAGCCTTTCTATATGTTATTTCTATGGCAAATGATGTAGGTGGTGTCATAAGGAATCCAGAAATACTATTACAGTTCTTTAGCGTTTCAGGAATTTATCTTATCATTCAAATAGGATTTTATCTATATGCCAGGAGGAAGATGTTTTCCCATTTAACTTAG
- a CDS encoding ABC transporter ATP-binding protein, protein MVILDARNIVKIYGESGEEGSTTALGGISLSMKKGEFVAIMGPSGSGKTTLLNILSGIDKPTSGEVVIEDKAISEMGADELALFRRQQLGFVFQEFNLLDSLTVKENIMLPMILEKKGAAEMEEKVKSLSKLFGIDIILNKYPYNVSGGQGQRTAVSRALVNEPSIIFADEPTGNLDSKTSEVIMECFEKIVQELEATILLVTHDVFAASYCQKVIFIKDGVIHSYIVKKGNKKEFLNQIIDNLAVLGGRAHDI, encoded by the coding sequence ATGGTTATTTTAGATGCGAGAAATATAGTTAAAATATACGGAGAGTCAGGGGAAGAAGGTTCCACGACGGCACTGGGCGGAATAAGCCTATCAATGAAAAAGGGTGAGTTTGTAGCCATTATGGGACCATCTGGAAGCGGAAAAACAACATTACTTAACATATTAAGTGGAATTGATAAGCCAACCTCTGGTGAAGTTGTAATTGAAGACAAAGCTATAAGTGAAATGGGTGCTGATGAATTAGCATTGTTTCGCCGACAACAATTAGGATTCGTCTTCCAAGAGTTTAATCTTTTAGATAGCCTAACGGTAAAAGAAAATATTATGTTACCAATGATCCTGGAAAAGAAAGGCGCAGCTGAAATGGAGGAGAAGGTAAAAAGTTTATCTAAGCTTTTTGGGATTGATATAATCTTGAATAAATATCCCTATAACGTATCGGGTGGACAGGGGCAGCGTACGGCTGTTAGTAGAGCCTTAGTTAACGAGCCTAGTATTATCTTTGCCGATGAACCCACGGGAAACTTGGATTCGAAAACATCAGAAGTAATTATGGAATGCTTTGAAAAGATTGTTCAAGAGCTTGAGGCAACCATTCTTCTTGTGACTCATGATGTCTTTGCAGCTAGCTATTGTCAAAAAGTAATCTTTATAAAAGATGGTGTTATTCATTCTTATATTGTGAAAAAGGGCAATAAGAAAGAATTTCTCAATCAAATCATTGATAATCTAGCCGTCTTAGGGGGAAGAGCCCATGACATTTAA
- a CDS encoding sensor histidine kinase produces the protein MLKHILIKFLKDRLLLIMFYLINMICVMTFFHLNEPANDEIFYPLSIGLFLLTVYLVIDWLNYYQTNKAIELMLRGQFVEIQPYTEEQKAFYQLLKKNISEHTRKYNTMKEQKNESLYFLSHWMHFLKTPVSVIELIISKGKTEETTVLFEKIQRENKRIHTSIEQALTMVRMESFETDLDITAVDLLTTLRKVINERKRECIYHSIFPVIEFNEEEAFVVTDVKWNTILLDQIISNAIKYSSLKSGKKQLVFKIERFEEYIILSIIDEGIGMHSYDIDRVFQPFFTGENGRRTPNSTGIGLYISKKIADKLGQPITIQSEVTRGTTVTIRWQATENHLSQV, from the coding sequence ATGTTAAAGCATATTTTAATAAAATTCTTAAAAGATCGGTTGCTACTAATCATGTTTTATTTAATAAATATGATTTGCGTTATGACCTTTTTTCATCTAAATGAACCGGCAAATGATGAAATTTTTTATCCATTATCGATAGGATTATTTTTATTAACTGTGTATTTAGTAATTGATTGGCTTAACTACTATCAAACGAATAAAGCAATTGAGCTTATGTTAAGAGGACAATTTGTCGAAATACAACCATATACAGAGGAACAGAAGGCGTTTTATCAATTGCTAAAGAAAAATATAAGTGAACACACTCGAAAATATAATACAATGAAGGAACAGAAAAATGAAAGTCTATATTTTTTATCCCATTGGATGCACTTTTTAAAAACGCCTGTTTCTGTAATAGAACTGATTATTAGTAAAGGAAAAACAGAGGAAACTACTGTCCTTTTTGAAAAAATTCAGCGAGAAAACAAACGAATACATACTTCAATAGAGCAAGCGTTAACGATGGTGAGAATGGAAAGCTTTGAAACCGATTTGGACATAACTGCAGTTGATTTACTTACTACGTTGAGAAAAGTCATTAATGAGCGAAAAAGGGAATGTATTTACCATTCTATATTTCCGGTCATCGAATTTAATGAAGAAGAAGCCTTTGTTGTTACTGATGTAAAATGGAACACAATTTTATTGGACCAAATCATTTCCAACGCTATTAAATATTCAAGCTTAAAAAGCGGGAAGAAACAGCTTGTTTTCAAAATTGAACGTTTCGAGGAATACATTATATTATCTATTATTGATGAAGGGATAGGCATGCATTCTTATGATATCGATAGAGTATTTCAACCATTTTTCACAGGAGAAAATGGGAGAAGAACGCCCAATTCCACAGGTATCGGACTTTATATTAGTAAAAAAATAGCAGACAAGCTTGGGCAACCGATTACTATACAATCTGAAGTGACGAGAGGTACAACTGTAACGATTCGATGGCAAGCGACAGAAAATCATTTGTCTCAAGTATAG
- a CDS encoding response regulator transcription factor: MYKLMLIEDDTELSALIQENLERYGYTVVQPENFLNIENEFTRIKPDLVLLDINLPYYDGYYLCRAFRKQSNVPILIISARNQELDQIMAIELGADDYITKPFTSEMLQSKVKATTRRVYGEYAAKGQNLTCVGQLCIDADTLVLTFHEKKINLSKNEFKLMKKLIDNKNSFVSREELIEEVWDSITFVEDNTLTVNMTRIKHILSELGFDDVIKSKRGVGYMFHYSNSTRGSQC, from the coding sequence ATGTACAAACTTATGCTTATTGAAGACGATACTGAATTAAGTGCGCTTATTCAAGAAAACTTGGAGCGCTATGGGTATACTGTTGTACAGCCTGAAAACTTTTTGAATATAGAGAATGAGTTTACGAGAATTAAACCTGATTTAGTTTTATTGGATATTAATTTACCTTATTATGATGGCTATTATTTATGTAGGGCTTTTCGTAAGCAGTCGAATGTGCCAATTTTAATTATTTCTGCTCGTAATCAAGAGCTAGATCAGATTATGGCTATTGAACTTGGGGCTGATGACTATATTACGAAACCATTTACGTCTGAAATGCTGCAATCGAAGGTGAAGGCGACGACTAGAAGAGTTTATGGGGAATATGCAGCAAAAGGACAAAATCTTACGTGTGTTGGTCAGCTATGTATTGATGCCGATACACTTGTTCTAACTTTCCACGAGAAAAAGATTAACCTTAGCAAAAATGAATTTAAATTAATGAAAAAATTAATAGATAATAAAAATTCATTTGTATCGAGAGAAGAGCTAATCGAGGAAGTGTGGGACTCGATTACATTCGTAGAGGATAATACATTAACGGTTAATATGACGAGAATAAAGCATATACTATCTGAATTAGGATTTGATGATGTAATCAAGAGCAAAAGAGGAGTAGGGTATATGTTTCACTATTCTAATTCTACGAGGGGTTCGCAATGTTAA
- a CDS encoding GNAT family N-acetyltransferase yields MVIRQTDAIVGGLMAWQEDNHSVIEDVFVREPWRKRSIVKYLLTQALRYLKSHQLQKAILMVLTTNKSALSLYESVGLYMDKEEIRYFTKLN; encoded by the coding sequence ATGGTCATACGTCAAACAGATGCTATTGTTGGTGGACTGATGGCATGGCAAGAAGATAACCACAGTGTAATAGAGGACGTTTTTGTCCGTGAACCATGGAGAAAGCGCAGTATTGTCAAGTATTTGCTTACACAAGCTTTGAGATATCTTAAGTCTCATCAGCTACAAAAAGCTATTCTCATGGTATTAACTACAAATAAATCAGCCTTATCTCTATACGAATCTGTTGGCCTTTATATGGACAAAGAAGAGATAAGGTACTTTACAAAACTAAATTAG
- a CDS encoding tRNA dihydrouridine synthase encodes MIDNFWRDLPRPFFVLAPMEDVTDVVFRHVVSEAGRPDVFFTEFTNSDSYCHPEGMKSVRGRLIFTEDEQPMVAHIWGDNPEYFRQMSMGMAELGFKGIDINMGCPVPNVATRGKGSGLILLPDVAAELIQAAKAGGLPVSVKTRLGYNDVNEWEEWLSHILKQDIANLSIHLRTRKEMSQVDAHWELIPEIKKLRDRIAPNTLLTINGDIPDRQTGLQLAEQYGIDGVMIGRGIFKNPFAFEKEPKEHSSKEYLDLLRLQLDLQDQYAEVLPRSITGLHRFFKIYVKGFRGAGELRNQLMNTKSTDEVRALLDNFGKEC; translated from the coding sequence ATGATAGATAATTTTTGGCGTGATTTACCACGACCATTTTTTGTACTTGCACCAATGGAAGATGTGACGGATGTTGTTTTTCGTCACGTAGTAAGTGAAGCCGGACGACCGGATGTATTTTTCACAGAGTTTACAAACTCGGATAGTTATTGTCATCCAGAGGGCATGAAAAGTGTGCGTGGCCGTTTGATTTTTACAGAAGATGAACAGCCAATGGTGGCACATATTTGGGGAGATAATCCCGAATATTTCCGTCAAATGAGTATGGGCATGGCAGAGCTAGGATTTAAAGGCATCGATATTAATATGGGCTGCCCTGTACCGAATGTGGCAACGAGAGGGAAAGGCAGTGGCCTTATTCTGCTTCCAGACGTTGCGGCAGAGCTTATTCAAGCAGCAAAAGCGGGCGGACTGCCTGTCAGCGTGAAAACACGACTTGGCTATAACGATGTAAATGAGTGGGAGGAGTGGCTATCGCATATTTTAAAACAGGATATTGCGAACCTTTCTATTCATTTACGTACAAGAAAGGAAATGAGCCAAGTAGATGCGCATTGGGAGCTAATTCCGGAAATCAAAAAATTACGTGACCGTATCGCACCAAATACGCTACTAACAATCAATGGAGACATTCCTGACCGTCAAACTGGGCTGCAGCTTGCTGAACAATATGGTATTGATGGCGTTATGATCGGGCGAGGTATTTTTAAAAATCCTTTTGCTTTTGAAAAAGAGCCAAAAGAGCATAGCAGTAAAGAGTACCTTGATCTTTTAAGGCTGCAGCTTGATCTTCAAGATCAATATGCGGAAGTACTGCCACGTTCAATCACAGGGCTTCATCGCTTTTTCAAAATTTATGTCAAAGGATTCCGTGGAGCTGGTGAATTAAGAAATCAATTGATGAACACGAAATCAACAGATGAAGTGCGTGCATTGCTTGATAACTTTGGAAAAGAATGTTGA
- a CDS encoding MOSC domain-containing protein, protein MSQPVIDKIMVGRPQTFGNKDAKHPMDREWTTGIVKYPVKGKIWAGKTNLGGDGQADLKRHGGPEKAIFVYTVSHYDYWQKKLQRPDFSVGAFGENLAVKNINEDDLCIGDVFHIGGAVVQVSQPRQPCWRPARRWKIKDLALQIQQEGLTGWYFRVLKEGEIQAGDYLQLQERPFPEWTVAKCNDVMHNKKHDLELAARLAACELLAPNWRNTLSKRAEGKGKLDIRNRVIGPNE, encoded by the coding sequence GTGAGTCAACCTGTGATAGATAAAATAATGGTAGGAAGGCCACAAACATTCGGAAATAAAGATGCAAAACATCCAATGGATCGTGAGTGGACCACTGGAATTGTAAAATATCCAGTTAAAGGGAAGATTTGGGCAGGGAAAACAAATCTTGGAGGGGATGGACAAGCAGATCTTAAGCGACATGGTGGACCAGAAAAGGCAATTTTTGTCTATACGGTTTCTCATTATGATTATTGGCAAAAAAAATTACAAAGGCCAGACTTTTCCGTCGGTGCATTTGGTGAAAACTTAGCTGTTAAAAACATCAATGAAGATGATTTATGTATCGGTGATGTATTTCATATTGGTGGGGCTGTCGTTCAAGTTTCGCAACCAAGGCAACCATGTTGGAGACCAGCAAGACGCTGGAAGATAAAAGATTTAGCTTTACAAATACAACAAGAGGGCTTAACGGGATGGTATTTTCGTGTTCTTAAAGAGGGGGAGATACAAGCAGGAGATTATCTCCAACTTCAAGAAAGACCATTCCCTGAATGGACTGTGGCTAAATGCAATGATGTTATGCACAATAAAAAACATGATTTAGAATTAGCAGCTAGACTTGCTGCTTGTGAACTCCTAGCACCTAACTGGCGTAATACGTTATCTAAACGTGCAGAAGGTAAAGGAAAATTGGATATTCGTAATCGTGTAATCGGTCCAAATGAATAA
- a CDS encoding LysR family transcriptional regulator, translating to MELKQLEYFIVLCQELHFTRAAEKLGIAQPSLSQQISLLEHEVGMPLFDRIGKKNILTDAGKTLLHHSYNVFHEISQARAAISELQGLERGTLKIGSLLTVVNYLLSPTVIRFHNAYPNVELSVQGLRTGDIYKGLLQNELDLGIVFLPLEHEDLEAIPLYKEDLAFAAPIDHIIAKEVCVSLQVLKETPSILLPETYFLRQVVNEQCRLMNFAPKPVLEMTTMESIIQMVSKGVGVTILPKAYLDYIDNIHIKTIPIQDPVITTQIGIAYRKNKHLCAASRVFMDQLIKTIKGERFN from the coding sequence ATGGAACTAAAACAATTGGAATACTTTATCGTACTATGTCAAGAGCTGCATTTTACACGTGCGGCGGAGAAACTAGGTATTGCCCAACCTTCTCTTAGTCAACAAATTAGCTTGTTAGAACATGAAGTTGGGATGCCTTTATTTGATCGTATTGGCAAAAAAAATATACTTACTGATGCAGGTAAAACATTGCTCCATCACAGCTACAATGTTTTTCATGAAATTTCTCAGGCACGTGCTGCAATTAGCGAGCTTCAGGGATTAGAGAGGGGTACGCTCAAAATAGGCTCCCTACTCACAGTTGTTAATTATTTGCTTTCCCCAACAGTTATCAGGTTTCACAATGCTTATCCCAATGTAGAACTTTCTGTACAAGGGTTACGAACTGGAGATATTTACAAAGGACTATTACAAAATGAATTGGATTTGGGTATCGTTTTTTTACCGTTGGAACATGAAGACCTAGAAGCTATTCCGCTCTATAAAGAAGATCTTGCTTTTGCTGCACCTATAGATCACATCATTGCAAAAGAGGTGTGTGTATCACTTCAAGTTTTGAAAGAGACACCATCTATTTTATTACCTGAAACCTATTTTCTACGACAAGTTGTTAACGAACAGTGTCGCTTAATGAATTTCGCACCCAAACCAGTACTTGAAATGACGACGATGGAATCTATCATTCAAATGGTAAGCAAAGGCGTCGGTGTTACGATACTACCAAAAGCTTACTTAGATTATATTGACAATATTCATATTAAAACGATTCCTATTCAAGATCCGGTAATCACCACACAGATTGGCATTGCCTATCGAAAGAACAAACATTTATGTGCTGCTAGTCGTGTTTTTATGGACCAATTGATTAAAACAATTAAAGGTGAACGCTTTAACTAG
- a CDS encoding aminotransferase class III-fold pyridoxal phosphate-dependent enzyme, which produces MTDQLQHYPSVQNIRGLGLLIGIECREPISPIIQELLQQGLLVLTAGTHVIRLAPSLLITKEEIDQAVDLIENALESIEKKEDYS; this is translated from the coding sequence TTGACAGATCAACTTCAGCACTATCCTAGTGTACAAAATATAAGAGGGCTTGGTCTCTTAATTGGTATTGAATGCCGCGAACCGATTTCCCCAATAATTCAAGAGCTGCTGCAACAAGGACTGCTCGTACTTACTGCGGGAACCCATGTAATTCGTCTGGCACCGAGTTTATTAATTACTAAAGAAGAAATTGACCAAGCCGTTGACCTCATTGAAAACGCGCTGGAAAGTATTGAAAAGAAAGAAGATTATTCCTGA
- a CDS encoding bifunctional hydroxymethylpyrimidine kinase/phosphomethylpyrimidine kinase → MWVPRALSIAGSAARGGAGIQADIKTFQEMGVFGLSSVTGIVAYHPFTNQNVFPIELSAIEAQVYTALDRSTSALS, encoded by the coding sequence ATGTGGGTACCTAGAGCTTTATCAATAGCGGGTTCTGCTGCAAGAGGAGGTGCTGGGATTCAAGCTGATATAAAAACTTTCCAGGAGATGGGTGTGTTTGGTCTAAGTTCTGTCACTGGTATTGTTGCATATCATCCATTTACCAATCAAAATGTGTTTCCTATAGAATTAAGTGCTATTGAAGCACAGGTATATACAGCGCTTGACAGATCAACTTCAGCACTATCCTAG
- a CDS encoding cysteine desulfurase: protein MESINMQKQFPILNQKIHGYPLVYLDNAASTQKPLQVIESLQQYYEQDNANVHRGVHTLSSRATDAYEGARKKVANFLNAETEKEVIFTRGTTSSINLVASSYARAVCNEGDEIVISAMEHHSNLLPWQQVAKATKAKLKHIPLQNDGTFSIGDAEKAITSHTKIVAVSHVSNVLGIANPVKQMAAIAHKHGAVIMVDGAQSVPHIKVDVQDLGCDFYAFSGHKMCGPTGIGVLYGKKQLLEKMEPIEFGGEMIDHVDLHDASWKELPWKFEGGTPIIAGAIGLGTAIDFLEGIGLDTIEKHDKQLTSYAVERMKQIEDVTMYGPDDGRFGLVTFNLGKVHPHDLATVLDTYGIAIRAGHHCCQPLMRHFEASATARASFYLYNTEEDIERFILALEKTKEFFKK, encoded by the coding sequence ATGGAATCGATCAATATGCAAAAACAATTTCCGATACTGAATCAAAAGATTCATGGGTATCCGTTGGTTTACTTAGATAACGCAGCATCAACACAGAAACCGCTCCAAGTCATTGAATCATTGCAACAATACTATGAACAAGATAATGCTAATGTACACAGAGGAGTACATACGTTAAGTTCACGTGCTACAGATGCTTATGAAGGAGCACGGAAGAAAGTAGCTAATTTCCTTAATGCAGAGACGGAAAAAGAAGTTATCTTCACTCGTGGTACGACATCTTCTATAAATCTAGTAGCTAGTAGCTATGCAAGGGCTGTCTGCAATGAAGGGGATGAAATTGTGATCTCCGCAATGGAACATCACAGTAATCTGCTTCCTTGGCAACAAGTGGCAAAAGCAACGAAAGCTAAATTAAAACATATCCCACTCCAAAATGATGGAACATTTTCTATTGGAGATGCTGAGAAAGCAATTACTAGCCACACGAAAATTGTAGCCGTTTCGCATGTTTCTAATGTATTGGGAATTGCTAATCCAGTGAAGCAAATGGCTGCAATTGCTCATAAACATGGCGCTGTCATCATGGTGGATGGTGCACAAAGTGTCCCACATATAAAGGTAGATGTTCAGGATTTGGGCTGCGATTTCTATGCCTTTTCAGGTCATAAGATGTGTGGACCAACTGGTATTGGAGTGTTGTACGGAAAAAAGCAATTGCTTGAGAAAATGGAACCGATTGAATTTGGAGGAGAAATGATCGATCATGTTGATTTACATGATGCATCTTGGAAAGAATTGCCGTGGAAATTTGAAGGAGGAACTCCAATTATTGCAGGGGCAATTGGTTTAGGTACAGCTATCGATTTTCTAGAAGGAATAGGATTAGATACGATAGAGAAGCACGATAAACAATTAACTAGCTATGCGGTAGAACGAATGAAACAAATTGAAGATGTGACAATGTATGGACCTGATGATGGACGTTTTGGGTTGGTTACGTTTAATTTAGGCAAAGTTCATCCGCATGATCTAGCCACGGTTCTCGACACTTATGGTATAGCAATACGCGCTGGGCATCATTGCTGCCAACCATTAATGCGACACTTTGAAGCTAGTGCTACGGCACGTGCCAGCTTTTACTTATACAATACAGAAGAAGATATCGAACGATTCATTTTAGCACTAGAGAAAACGAAAGAGTTTTTTAAAAAGTGA